In a single window of the Bufo bufo chromosome 5, aBufBuf1.1, whole genome shotgun sequence genome:
- the XRCC2 gene encoding DNA repair protein XRCC2 isoform X2, which yields MFCHLISRCILPTSDGGLQVEVVYIDTDYHFDMLRLVTILEHRLSQSDEETIKQCLSRFSLVYCSSSVQLLLTLHSLENMFCSRPSLCLLIIDSLSSFYWIDRNNGGETVSRQEFNIRKCIELLEKLIKEYKLVLFASTQTLMQKTYNENNEASHSEKQTSSVNDYRPYLCKLWQHVTTNRVFFSKEQTQGSNSTTFSLTSCHLKSKNVIRRSFVITEAGAKFIL from the coding sequence ATGTTTTGCCATCTAATCTCCCGTTGTATCTTGCCAACGTCTGATGGTGGTTTACAAGTTGAGGTGGTCTACATAGACACAGACTATCACTTTGACATGCTTCGTCTGGTCACTATACTGGAACACCGCTTGTCACAAAGTGACGAAGAGACCATCAAGCAATGTCTGAGCAGGTTCTCCTTGGTCTACTGCAGTAGTAGTGTACAGCTTCTCCTCACACTCCACTCTCTAGAGAACATGTTCTGCAGCCGTCCTTCTCTGTGTCTATTAATCATAGATAGTCTGTCGTCTTTTTATTGGATCGACCGGAATAATGGAGGAGAAACCGTTTCCAGACAGGAGTTCAATATTAGGAAATGCATAGAGCTTCTTGAGAAATTGATAAAGGAATATAAACTTGTTCTCTTTGCTTCCACACAAACTCTAATGCAGAAGACGTACAATGAGAACAATGAAGCGTCTCATTCAGAGAAACAGACGTCTTCCGTGAATGACTACAGGCCATATCTGTGTAAGCTGTGGCAGCATGTCACTACAAACAGAGTATTTTTCTCAAAAGAACAAACACAAGGGAGTAATAGCACAACGTTCTCTCTGACATCCTGCCACCTGAAGAGCAAAAATGTCATCAGGCGCTCATTTGTGATAACCGAAGCTGGAGCAAAGTTCATCCTGTGA
- the XRCC2 gene encoding DNA repair protein XRCC2 isoform X1, translating to MNDDFRRAESGTQLLARLEGRASLKELEPLLFASGDCPLHGDIIEFHGPEGSGKTEMFCHLISRCILPTSDGGLQVEVVYIDTDYHFDMLRLVTILEHRLSQSDEETIKQCLSRFSLVYCSSSVQLLLTLHSLENMFCSRPSLCLLIIDSLSSFYWIDRNNGGETVSRQEFNIRKCIELLEKLIKEYKLVLFASTQTLMQKTYNENNEASHSEKQTSSVNDYRPYLCKLWQHVTTNRVFFSKEQTQGSNSTTFSLTSCHLKSKNVIRRSFVITEAGAKFIL from the exons ATGAACGATGACTTCCGGAGAGCGGAGTCGGGCACCCAG CTACTTGCAAGACTGGAGGGACGTGCTTCTCTGAAAGAACTTGAGCCTTTGCTTTTTGCCAGTGGAGATTGTCCTTTACATG GTGATATAATTGAATTCCATGGTCCAGAAGGTTCTGGAAAAACAGAAATGTTTTGCCATCTAATCTCCCGTTGTATCTTGCCAACGTCTGATGGTGGTTTACAAGTTGAGGTGGTCTACATAGACACAGACTATCACTTTGACATGCTTCGTCTGGTCACTATACTGGAACACCGCTTGTCACAAAGTGACGAAGAGACCATCAAGCAATGTCTGAGCAGGTTCTCCTTGGTCTACTGCAGTAGTAGTGTACAGCTTCTCCTCACACTCCACTCTCTAGAGAACATGTTCTGCAGCCGTCCTTCTCTGTGTCTATTAATCATAGATAGTCTGTCGTCTTTTTATTGGATCGACCGGAATAATGGAGGAGAAACCGTTTCCAGACAGGAGTTCAATATTAGGAAATGCATAGAGCTTCTTGAGAAATTGATAAAGGAATATAAACTTGTTCTCTTTGCTTCCACACAAACTCTAATGCAGAAGACGTACAATGAGAACAATGAAGCGTCTCATTCAGAGAAACAGACGTCTTCCGTGAATGACTACAGGCCATATCTGTGTAAGCTGTGGCAGCATGTCACTACAAACAGAGTATTTTTCTCAAAAGAACAAACACAAGGGAGTAATAGCACAACGTTCTCTCTGACATCCTGCCACCTGAAGAGCAAAAATGTCATCAGGCGCTCATTTGTGATAACCGAAGCTGGAGCAAAGTTCATCCTGTGA